The DNA window CGCAACATTCGGCGGCGTCCCAGGCTGCGCAACGGCGATCCGGCGCGGCGCGCTAGACCATGTACTTCAGGTAGTACCCGCACGTGGGATAGGCCCAGACCGTGGAGCGCACCTGGGAAAGCCGCATGTCGTTGCGAATGACCAGCGCGAAAAGGTTGATGATTTCCTCGGCGTTGTGCCCGAAGACATGCGCTCCCAGGATTCTGTCGCCCTTTTCGTCCACGAAGACCCTGCTTCTGGCGTAGGCCTCGCCCAGACGCTTCCACGGAAAGGATTTGGAGAGGTCGCGGGACTCGGTCTTGTATTCCACTCCCCGCGCCTTCAGCTCGCGCTCCTGCGCGCCGCAGGAAGCGATGGGCGGGATGGAGAAGCAGACGAAGGGCACTCCGTCGTATTCCGGCTGGACGTGGTTGCCGTGCAGGATGTTCTCCGCGACGGCCACCGCCTCGATGGTGGCCGTGGGAGTGAGCGCGAAGGGCGTGGCCGCCGCGTCGCCCGCGCAGTAGACCCGCGGGTTGGACACGGACTGCATGAACTCGTTGACGAGCACGCCCTGCTTCCCGGAATCGATCCCTGCCTTGCCCAGGTCCAGGGGCGCGAGGTCGGGCACGCGGCCCGCCACGTTGAAGACGGCGTCCGCCTCCACGCTCTCGCCGTCGCCGAAGAGCACGCGCAGCCCGTGCGGAGTCTTTTCCACGCCATGGGTCGGCGCGTTCAGCCGCAGGTCCACCCCGGCGCCGCGCGTGGCCCGCACCAGCTCGTCCACGAGCACGGG is part of the Paucidesulfovibrio longus DSM 6739 genome and encodes:
- a CDS encoding dihydrolipoyl dehydrogenase family protein, with the protein product MRQYDAVVIGAGPAGGEAASRLAKAGKSVAIVESRGYGGVCPLRGCNPKKVLLAGAEAVATAQHMRTRGVTGEVRVDWAELQAFKHLFVGPIPEEAENHYMELGADTLHGLARFTGPDSVAVDGPEGVEELRGEHIVLAPGMAPRVLKMPGAEHLLISDDFLDLETLPRRIVFIGGGFIAFEFAHIAARCGAEVTVLCRSTPLKRFDPVLVDELVRATRGAGVDLRLNAPTHGVEKTPHGLRVLFGDGESVEADAVFNVAGRVPDLAPLDLGKAGIDSGKQGVLVNEFMQSVSNPRVYCAGDAAATPFALTPTATIEAVAVAENILHGNHVQPEYDGVPFVCFSIPPIASCGAQERELKARGVEYKTESRDLSKSFPWKRLGEAYARSRVFVDEKGDRILGAHVFGHNAEEIINLFALVIRNDMRLSQVRSTVWAYPTCGYYLKYMV